A genomic region of Irregularibacter muris contains the following coding sequences:
- the dprA gene encoding DNA-processing protein DprA: MERKCFWLWLSRIPNIGTKRFLSIYEYFQNIEEVYYANKEELSMVPNLNKVAIDSILNHKNLKDTLEYAKKLEKQKVDTLLLEDEEYPKLLKQIYDPPPVLYCKGSTVIDEVAISIVGSRKASYYGLKMAEKLAFELASMGITIVSGMARGIDTYAHKGALQAKGKTVAVLGCGVDVIYPVENKELMQEIELKGSVISEYPLSILPKPNFFPARNRIISGLSLGTIIIEAGEKSGSLITAEFALEQGREVYAIPGNIDTTTSKGTNNLIKEGAKVVTKVEDIIEDIFPYLHSKIDLLSNRTQDHSAKQYEQVTEEEKIILMKIKNGFNTIDDIIRECGYPTSTVNACLTMLELKGIIIKYIDGYYLK; encoded by the coding sequence ATGGAAAGGAAATGTTTCTGGTTATGGCTTAGTAGGATTCCGAATATAGGAACGAAAAGATTTTTAAGTATATATGAATATTTTCAGAATATAGAGGAAGTTTATTATGCTAATAAGGAAGAACTTTCTATGGTTCCTAATCTAAATAAAGTTGCCATTGATTCAATACTAAACCATAAGAACTTGAAAGATACATTGGAGTATGCAAAAAAATTGGAAAAACAGAAGGTAGATACATTGCTCTTGGAGGATGAGGAATATCCTAAACTATTGAAACAAATATATGATCCTCCACCGGTTTTATACTGCAAGGGTTCTACCGTCATCGATGAAGTAGCAATAAGTATTGTGGGCTCTAGAAAGGCTAGCTATTATGGATTGAAAATGGCTGAAAAATTAGCCTTTGAACTTGCTTCAATGGGAATTACTATTGTTAGTGGAATGGCTCGGGGCATCGATACTTATGCCCATAAAGGTGCATTACAAGCCAAAGGTAAAACTGTTGCTGTTTTAGGTTGTGGGGTTGATGTTATATATCCTGTGGAAAATAAAGAATTAATGCAAGAAATAGAATTAAAAGGATCAGTAATTTCAGAATATCCACTTTCAATACTACCGAAACCAAATTTTTTTCCTGCAAGGAACAGGATAATAAGCGGATTATCCTTAGGTACAATTATTATTGAGGCAGGAGAAAAAAGCGGTTCTTTAATTACTGCTGAATTTGCTTTAGAGCAAGGAAGAGAAGTCTATGCTATCCCTGGAAACATAGATACAACCACAAGTAAAGGAACAAATAACTTAATTAAAGAAGGGGCAAAAGTAGTAACTAAGGTGGAGGATATAATAGAGGATATTTTTCCCTATCTTCATTCAAAGATAGACCTATTATCAAACAGGACCCAAGACCATTCTGCAAAACAATATGAACAAGTAACAGAGGAAGAGAAAATTATACTAATGAAAATCAAAAATGGTTTTAATACTATAGATGATATCATCAGGGAATGTGGATATCCTACATCAACTGTAAATGCCTGTCTTACCATGTTAGAATTAAAAGGAATTATAATAAAATATATTGATGGCTATTATTTAAAATAG
- a CDS encoding YifB family Mg chelatase-like AAA ATPase, translated as MLAKINSCALVGIDGEIVEVEVDISNGLPSFSLVGLPDIAVKESKERVYSALKNNGYEYPMKHITINLAPADLKKEGPSYDLSIAIGVLLASQQIKACSVTEVAFLGELSLNGDIRPIKGVLSMCMALYNKGIKSLILPEENALEASLIEGLNILPASHLSQVIKHLTAEELISPFPCKINSYFHETIDPGMDLSEVKGQESVKRALEVAAAGGHNLIMIGPPGSGKTMIAKRLPTILPTMTLEESLQITKIYSVAGLLPPSTPLIIKRPFRSPHHTISSVSLVGGGRIPKPGEISLSHLGVLFLDELPEFQKNALEVLRQPLEEKNVTISRINATLSYPADFMLIASMNPCPCGYYGDDERECNCSPRQINNYLSKISGPLLDRIDIHVEVKATKYEHLKGSSSSETSETIRKRVNRAREIQLERYRGSKVLFNSHLNPRNIEKFCSLGPQENQLMQRAFENLKLSARAYHRILKVARTIADLEPSEKINIYHLSEAIQYRNLDRKFWG; from the coding sequence ATGTTAGCTAAAATAAACAGTTGTGCATTAGTAGGTATTGATGGGGAAATTGTAGAGGTAGAGGTGGATATATCAAATGGATTGCCATCCTTTTCACTGGTTGGCCTGCCCGATATCGCCGTTAAAGAATCTAAAGAAAGAGTATATTCTGCTCTTAAGAATAATGGATATGAATATCCAATGAAACATATTACAATAAATCTTGCTCCTGCTGATTTAAAAAAAGAAGGACCATCTTATGACTTGTCTATTGCTATTGGTGTTTTATTAGCTTCTCAACAAATTAAAGCCTGTTCAGTAACTGAAGTAGCCTTTCTAGGTGAATTGTCTTTAAATGGAGATATACGTCCTATAAAAGGTGTTCTTTCTATGTGCATGGCTTTGTATAATAAGGGAATAAAATCCCTCATTCTTCCTGAAGAAAACGCTTTAGAAGCTTCATTAATAGAAGGATTGAATATATTGCCTGCAAGTCATCTCTCCCAGGTGATTAAACATCTTACGGCAGAAGAGCTTATCTCACCTTTTCCTTGTAAAATCAATTCTTATTTTCATGAAACTATAGACCCTGGTATGGATCTAAGTGAGGTAAAAGGTCAAGAAAGTGTAAAGAGGGCATTAGAGGTTGCCGCTGCTGGCGGACACAATCTAATTATGATAGGACCACCGGGTTCTGGGAAAACAATGATTGCCAAAAGATTGCCCACCATTTTACCCACAATGACCTTAGAAGAATCTCTACAGATAACCAAAATATATAGTGTTGCTGGCCTTTTGCCCCCTTCCACTCCCCTTATTATTAAAAGACCTTTTAGATCTCCCCATCATACGATATCTTCTGTTTCACTCGTAGGAGGAGGAAGAATCCCTAAACCAGGTGAGATTTCTCTTTCCCACTTGGGAGTATTATTTTTAGACGAGTTACCCGAATTCCAAAAAAACGCTCTTGAAGTTTTAAGACAACCCTTGGAAGAAAAAAATGTAACCATCTCTAGAATTAATGCCACGCTTAGTTATCCAGCTGATTTTATGTTAATAGCTAGTATGAATCCCTGTCCTTGCGGATATTATGGAGATGATGAACGGGAATGCAATTGTTCTCCAAGACAAATTAATAATTATTTAAGTAAAATATCAGGGCCATTATTGGACAGGATTGATATACATGTGGAGGTTAAGGCTACAAAATATGAACATCTAAAAGGAAGTTCTTCCAGTGAAACATCTGAAACCATAAGAAAAAGAGTGAATAGGGCTAGAGAAATACAATTAGAACGATATAGAGGAAGCAAGGTTCTGTTTAATTCTCATTTAAATCCTAGGAACATTGAAAAATTTTGCAGCTTAGGCCCCCAGGAAAACCAATTAATGCAAAGGGCATTTGAAAACCTAAAGCTTAGCGCCAGAGCATATCACCGTATACTAAAAGTCGCAAGGACTATTGCCGATTTAGAACCATCAGAGAAAATAAATATCTATCATCTCAGTGAGGCAATCCAGTACCGTAATCTAGATAGAAAATTTTGGGGGTAA